The region TCGACTCGGCTTGCTGGGCTGCTGGCTTGGCTTGGCTCGGCTGCTGAAGACTTTGGGCCTGGGTTTCGTTTTGGGCTTAATTTTGTCAAAAATGCCATTattttcatgatttcttcaattttaattctttctttttctttgtgtcaaaatgcattttatttcctgaaatttaaacacaaattaaattaaaattaatattttcaaatataaaatatatgacaataaatccatgagaatattaatttaaactaaattaattttaaactttaagactaataaaatgatacttttgaacactaatcaacgagtgaactcatcagttcgtgcttgtaattgtcgagtaattcaatactaaaagctaagtggattaggttattactgttcatcttaacatggctgaaccactataaatttcatgtatgtttatttaagataatcatactctgtcatttatttcaCTTATTTCGTTCAAAAAGTGTCGTATATTGCACATACGATCGTTaaccaatttcacaggtcaacacctATCAAATTTTGCTAACTTTTagctttcaatttttttttattatttcttgttTTTTTAATCTAcgtatatttttatttgttttatttatttttaaaatatcaaaattttaaaaactcaCTAATTTATAACATTCTAAAGGTATTAtgttcttataaaaaaaatatgattaaattttaattcagaaaatttattttaatcatattaaattgatttaaaaattttaaaaataaatattcagACATTATGCTAGGGCATTACTTTTACCCTTACCATTTGGACATTTTCTATATATTTCAACTTTCATGAAATGTTTAAGCTtttactacatatatatatatacaaatatatatttataactatAATAAACATTAGGTTGAATAGTGTCACATATTTGAGTAGTATATTAAAGCTTAGCAAATATCCACTTATAGACAGTTTAGACATGCATTATTACTAAGAGTTTCAATTAATATCATGGAGGTGGAGCTCTCTACCTAATGCTCTAAGacttttaacatttttttattagAAATTTCTCGACTCCATGAACCAGAAAAATAGTCATTCCACTGGTTTTCAATTGCCATTCATTCCTGATCCACACCACCAAATCCAAAGTGGAAAACAGACCAGTAAGTGAAACCACCAAGCATACTCATCATACCCCATCAGGCAAGCTGAGTAAAGAAGACGATGGACACGTGTCCAACTGGGTCTTCCTTATTTGTAATTAGTAGTCTCAAGCCAAAGCTGAAAAGGGTTTTCAATAGAATCTACGAGGACGTCCATTTACTCCACTTACTGACACTTCTCATTAAGGATTTACCAGTTTCTTCAGGCTACCAGAAACCCACTTTTCAATAGTGCTTATAATAATGTCTAATAAAGAGGATAGTTACTACAAACTACGAAGATTGTCTATATGcttatcattttaattatattatcaaacaaacagtGTAACTAAATACCATACTACAAAGTATCTAGCCAACTAATAATATTAGTGGAACAGGAATAGTAAATCATTAGATCTCTTAATTTTTTACATTTTAGTCTGGAAAATAACTTCTTATTTTCAAGCAAATGTGTTTGTTTGTTTCGTTTAGCATATTAAGATAGATGTTCAGAGAACAAATTGCTTAAGACACGCCAGAGTAGAGACTAGATGAGATGTGATATATGGTGTGCCCAAGATGTGGGATGATACTGAAAAGCACCGACTTTCTTAAAGGTCTAATGCTTTTACAAAATTCGTTTGTGTGCCATCACCTCTTCATAAACAGATAACAAATCCACAAGCATTGACAAAAATAATAACACTTTTGGTTAATAAAAAGacaaatatcacaaaaaaaaatttggggTGTTAGAAATGCCTCATTGCCTGAAACAGAGCAGCTTTGTTGGAACCATAATAATATATCCAACTTTGAccatttataattataaaatctaCCTCCTTAAATAATTCCCTCCTTCCCACCTGCATTTCTCATATTCATTCACTCAACCTtgtatttttctctctttctctcaatatcTAACTATTGGTATTTTTTAGTGCTtggaagaaaggaaagaaaatgaGATTTTTAGGTGGACTGTTCTTGGGTTCTTTGGCCATTGTTGTCCTGTTTATCTCAGTGACAAATGGAGACCCTATTGTTCCTGGTTTAATGATCTTTGGGGACTCGGTGGTTGATGTTGGGAACAATAACAACCTTTATACTGTTGTCAAAGCAAACTTTCCACCTTATGGGAGAGACTTTATTTCTCATAAACCAACTGGAAGGTTCTGCAATGGAAAGTTAGCCACAGACTTCACTGGTACCATTTCCTTTTTCCTTGTTCTTTTCTACGTGATGAGACTTTTTTGTGTGTTAtgctaattatttttttaatattgccACAGCTGAGTACCTTGGATTCACCTCATATCCACCAGCTTACCTTAGCCAAGAAGCCAAGGGAAAGAACCTCTTGACCGGAGCCAACTTTGCCTCGGGAGCTTCTGGCTATTATGACGAAACAGCCCAGTTATATGTAAGTTGCACTGATGAAACAAAACTCACTACACAcacccataaatatatatatatatatatatatataattatataactgtatgtatgtatatgtacaAGAGTTTGACTGTGTTTTTGTTTTTGGGTATTTTAGAGAGCCATTTCATTGACCCAGCAGCTGAACTACTACAGGGAGTATCAAGAGAAAGTGGTAAATATGGTAGGACAAAATAAAGCCAATGCCTTGTTCTCTGGTTCAATCTACCTTTTAAGTGCAGGGAGTAGTGATTTTATACAGAACTACTATATTGATCCCATTCTTTGTAGAGCTTACACCCCCGACCAGTTCTCGGACAGGCTCATGAGTTCATACACTACTTTCATTCAGGTTTCTTTTTCATACAATacttccatttttctttttccAGGTTATTGTGAAGAAAATAGGATCAAAAATTGCATATGCATACACTATTATTCACAATACATgcttaagataaaaaaaaaatttaaaagtatAACAAAAGGTTGAACGTAAAAATTTTAGTCCCCAAGAATTAACACTTTTTTCTGGGTTCAACATGATACACTAATCAATAAAGTATTTAAATTTATGTAGATATTCAATTGGAAAATTTTTGTAACAGTAACTAGATCAAATCAATATAGATTTAGTGGTTAACTGTTAATAAAGTTTAGTGTTAAAGTACCGACTTTAGCAAAGTTAACTTACCAATGGCaggacatatatttatatataatcatTCAATAAATCTCAAATTTATATGGGTACAATCAAATAAATACAAACAAGATAACAAGAATCATCTTTAGGTCAATTAGTTTGTTAAAAAGCATTTTCATTCATAACAAGAGCAGCATTGCGACAGACTCTGTACGGATTGGGAGCAAGGAGGATTGGCGTCACAAACTTACCGCCACTGGGATGTTTGCCAGCAGCTATCACCCTATTTGGCGGAGGAAGTAATCAGTGTGTCGCCAGGTTAAACATAGACGCCTTTTCGTTCAACGGAAAGTTAAATAGCACATCTGAAAGTCTGCGTAGGCTTCCTGATCTCAAGCTTGTGGTCTTCGAAATTTACCAGCCTCTCTTGGATATGGCCACAAAGCCCTCTGATAACGGTAAGTTGGTACCACACCTGCTTTTGTAATAATTAGTTAAAGAAAGCAAAGCTTAGACAATCATCATTAACTATTTAACCAAACTAAATATTCCAAGGTAACTGTTTTTTTCTCTTGGGTTTTCATGTTACAGGTTTCTTTGAATCAAGACGAGCTTGCTGTGGAACAGGTACTCTAGAAACTTCGCTGCTTTGCAACTCCAGGTCTGTAGGGACATGTTCTAACGCTACCGGATATGTATTTTGGGATGGATTTCATCCCTCTGAAACTGCAAATGAGATCTTGGCTGGTGATCTACTTCAACAAGGCTTTGATCTCATCTCTTAAAGCTATTCCAGAGTTCAAAGAATTTGTCACTGCTATGCCCTCATTGATATTATATAAAGGCATTGCAGCTATATATCAGGTATATCAGTAATTTACAAGCTGTAATTACAGAGTTTGGTTTACCTAGGGTGTAATGTACGTAAGCCTTGTTACCTAAGCCTGTTGGTGATGTGTGTACTTGCCTTGGTACCTTATATGTTATCGACTTCGGTTAAATAGATTTCCGTAGCTTCAGTGTCCTTGGAATTATTCACAGATAGTAAAGACAACATGAAATGGAAGAAAATGAAACTGCTAAGGGAAAGAAAAATGGTTGAGGATATCTATAAGCATTCTCGATGGTTTTACAGTATTAACTAGTTAAATTGTTGAGGATACATACGTAAATACTTATTATTTTTTGATAACTGACCCCCCTCCCCCCCACCAAAAAAACACATATTTTTAAGCAAAGGAATGTGATAGAGGATGGAAAAATCAACAATAATCCAAAAATGTGCTGCAGTATGACACTAAAATTGAAAGGACAAAGGTTTCACCTGAAGTAAATACCTAAGAAAGTTCGAATCCTGCATTTGAATTAATTGCATATAGAAGTTTCTCTCTCAAAGTGCTAGCACGTTTGTATGTTGGAAGCTAAAATATAAGAGGAAGGAAACATATACATTATTTAATGGTAAGACACTAATAAAGCTCCCTAATTACTATACAGCAGTATAAAAGTTGGTACAAAAACTTTAAAAATGGAAAAGAGAGCAGGGTAAGAAATATACAAGTACCTTGAGAGTATTGTAACATGTTGAGGCTGAAGGGAGCCGATCCACATCCTGTCCACCAATTGTAGCCCAAATAGGGACATTGCAGACAACCTATACGACATCAAATCGTTGCTTCAGTTCTAACCAATCTCCTCAATTATCGTTCTTCTGTTAATTTTTGGTTtatagttgatttttttttacttgtCTATTAAATcgccaaaagaaacaaagataTTCGCTCCCCCCGATTTTCCACCATATAAGATAATGGTGGCAAGACGTGTATCtagaaaaaatacataaaaagctCACATGCATGTAAAATCAAATATGACACCTTATGGATAGTAAAGGTAGGCTGCAGGTGCTTGAATCCAAGTAATGGAGGTCGAGAACAACTGGTCACAAATTTAAGAAGCATACAACGATCATTTGGTTCAAAACCTTTAAGTACCTGTGACATGAACAGAACAAATTTTATCAATGCACAGAAATAAGAATTATTAGCTGCCCTGAATTACCTGTAAACCACAAAGAAAACGGGTAAAAGGTTCAGTAACTTCCTTAGAACGAATCAATACCTCCCAGAAGATTTTAATAGTTCGACTTCCCTCAGAGTAACAACCAGTGTAACGTGTGTTTCTTCTTAAATCATCAATGTCAATGTCATAGTCTCCACCTGAAAGCAACTGCATGGTATATCTTAAATTAGCACATGaccaagaaaaaataaataaataaaagggggTGTAATGTTCCCAAATTATTTGCACCATTCTAACCAGAACAACATTAGAATGGAACTGTACAAAGTAAAATTCATCaaggaagaaaataaaaaatataactatgTTTTAAGTTGGACATTTGGGAATAAAATGGCCCCTTCTCTAATGTCCCAATCCAGCTCAGTTCAAGTGGCTCTCAAGGTGATGCTGCAGGTTCTAGCACctattttgtaataattaaaatCTTACCCCAgtcaaaatatatgattttaacaTTAGTAGGGACAGAGATTGATAGTACAAACATGTATATCACGTGTGACTATATATTCATTTATGTATGAGCACACCAACATCCCAAAGATTTCATAGGCAGCAAAATCTATTGGGAAAAGTAAATCATGTTAATCAGCTAACTGACCGAACTGAAAAAACAAAAGAATGAAGACCAGTAAATTTGAAAGTTGAAACCTTATCCCTATGTAGTGCTAATTTGGCATGACTACTGCATTTAGTCTGAGACTATATTAACACATTTAAGCAACAAAGCACATGTGCTTCTGTATCAATTCATTAATGCATAAATGTATCAAACAGGCATATGTCACTGAAAGACAACAGTTAATCCAAGGATAAAACATAATCTACCTGATTGAATTCGCGTGCATTGAATAATTTCAGCCAAAATGGCGATATGAGATCTGTTAACCCTCTGTAGAAAGCATTGGAAAAGGGCAGTATCTGCAATCAAAGATAGAGCAGGTAAATATATCTTCAAGAAGTTTTGCTTGCGTAAGTTTTACAGTAATGCATCACAGACCTGTCGGTTTAGTTTATAATCGGCCATAGCATGAATGTATTGCATTTTGTTCTCGTTTGTCACAGAAATATCCTTGCCACCAGGTTTAAGCTCAATAACATGTTGCTTACCAAAAGATTCTTCAATCACTGTGAAATCCAGAAAAAGATCCTTGACATCGTTGTCATAGTGCTGCACCAGTTAAAAGTAAAATATCATAATGTTAAATATTTTAAGCTGAATATTTGAGGACCCTTTTAAAGCATGAACCATTAATTTCAGTCTGTAATAAAAGCATGaatcaaatttaataaaaataacaaagctAGATCAATGAAGCACTGAGGACATGATGAATGtagattctctctctctctctctcttaaacaaaaaagaataagaagaaactGAACGTAAATTATTTAAGTGAAAAAATACAAGTCTAATATAAAATCAGACTGCAgtgacttacaaaaaaaaaaacactccaATCTCTAGATAAATCAGCAAATAAAATGCTTTTAAAACTCTTTCACATTGAATAACCAAATAGTTACTCAATATCTACTTTAGCCCACAGATTTCCTGCTGAATCCTCAAACATCTTCAAAAAACTTCTGTTTTTCTCTAACCAGATCACGCAACAGGTAGCCATTGATCTCATTTAGAATGAAACTGCAGCCTAGAActttgtgctttattttaataaagatattatatatatatatatatatatatattatctcaTACAAAAAGAGGCAACACAAAATAGTTTACCTTGACATACATAAGATTCCTGTACAGCTCTGGATCAAGAGTTGATAGCTCATCAAGGAAGCTATATCGGCCCAGCAGTTTTTGTACAAATACAAGAGAAAAGGAGTAATCTAGCAAAATTCCTTCATATAGAGCTTTGCCAACAACTCTTCCAAGGAATTCAATCATCTGGACACCATTCTCGAGATATTTTGCAGATGCATTAGGGATTAAAAGTCTGTCTGAGGTTGAAGTTTGGGAGAACAGCCCATACCTACcaaaaagaaaggtaaaggtaagagCTGACTGTTGGGGAATCAAACAAAATGTGGAAAGGCAAAAAAAAGTACAGATTCAAAATGAAAACAGCCAGCCAAAATATGTGACAAAGCCTCCTCCTGCAAGACACAAAATAGAAAGTAAAAAAAGCCTTAAAACATACTCAGGGGCAAAGGCTGCTTTTGATATATCAGTTAAGAACTCTTTAGATAATCCACCATAATCCAGGCCAGCCTCTGGAAGGCCAGATTCACTAACAAATGAAACATGGATGGATGATTTTAATCTTGGCCCAAGGGAATTTAATTGTCTAAAACCATCTTCAACAATATGACCACGACGAACTACTATTCCAACTGATCGTGAAGCAGGCCCATCAACTTCACCAGCCATTTTTCGTGAGGCTTTGTCCATCTCAATGAACTCTCTAAACATCTCAACTCTGCCAAGTGACAAACCATTAAGGAATCATTGGGGTAGGAATATCTACAAATTATTTTTGGAAGCAtccaataaaagtaataaatttcTCAAATCTACACAATATGCATTAAACCTCAACAGCCAAAACACAAAAGAATAACGGTGGTTGGGTATGTCAAGAAATAAGGATATTACCgttcttcaaatggatacacaTGTGGAACAGTAGTTATAATAGACCGCGTACTTGGCAAAGTTGAAGCATCATCTATTCTCACATTAGCTGACAAAACCTCATGAGTTCTGGCAGCTACAGCAATTGGTGGCCGACTCTTGAAAGCGGGTGAAAGCCACAGAACGGGGGGACAGAATTGGTGTCTGCAATCTCTTTCATACATTGAATGCAAGCATTTGATTGCGGAATTCATAAGGGATCTAGTCTGCTGCCCCATACTATGGGTCAATCCATTATAAACGAAAGTATTAAGCATGGAGGCAATTCTCCGTTGCTGTTCTATCCTGAATGGAACCTAGCTCATGCAAAATGATCATGTTATTGCATTCATGATTTCAAACAATTATTGCATTTAggggaaaatatatatatacatacacatcaTACATACCTGTTTCTCGTAGAACTCTATATCATCCAATATCAATAGCAGATGTGAATAGGTAGCGCAGAAAAGATGAAGCAGACATGAGATATCTTCTGATATACCTTCTGGGCCATGCTTCAAAGGTTCTACATCCCATTCGTCATGAGGACCCTCGTCACTGTGGCTATGGCTTGATGAATCATCAACCAAATTTGTACTATCAGCTCCCAACTGTGACTTTCCAGTAAACTTATGTAGTACAGTTACCCATTTATTAGTTTCATCCTTACTACCATGTTTTTGCCTTCTCTCAAAAAGTCCATCCTTTTTATTCCTTGAAGTTTTACTGGATGAAAGATCATGATTTTCAGCTATTGGACCATCTACAGGAAAAAGGGAACTTTCCAGGGCTCCCCATAGGCCCGCAAGAAAACCAGGAGTGAAGGATAGCATATTAAGAATATACAACTGTCCAACTGCTGGGTTCAAGAATGAAAAAATTCTAAGAAGGTAAGAATAAAAATATGCAACATCAAGAAATCCCAACTTCTGAAAGAGCAAATCGTTGTGCGAAGAAGTCTCCAACCCTTGAGCACAACCATCTTTACCAACTACTGCCAAAAGATCCATGAGATGCTGCTGTTGACAGACAGGCTTAAAGAGATCCATGTATGACACAATCAAGGAACCATGTCTTGCCTCACTCTTGCCAAAATTTGCATCAGTGGGCATAACAGAATCTTCACTATTACTTGGGATTTCTTGGTTCACATTTTTTATACTTCTAACATTCTCAAGCCTAGCCAACATATCTTCAGCAAGAATGATAACAGCACGAACATACAACACATAGTCCAAACCTTGGTTGTGCCATCCAGAATCAAGAGAACCATTCTCGCCGGCTGTTGTAAGGCATATGATACTTGCAAGTGCCCAACCTACTGGTGGAATCACCTTCGGACAAAATGGAACTTTTGACTGATTTATTACAGAAATCTGATTTAGTATGTTCTCCTTCAAAATCTGCCATCACCTGTGATAGTTTGATCAGTCCCCACATGTATGAAGAATAGATCTATCTAAGAAAAAGAGTATATTTTCTTTAGGACTCATAAGCCCACCATATTCAAGCATAGGACTCTGTAAAATCCACATACAAAACGATATATAACAGCATGATAAGTTGGCAAATTACCACATGTCATTGAGCAACCTAGATACCCAGTACAAGAACTTAAGATTAAAATCTAGGAATCAGATTAGCCAAAAAATACAAGCAAGGAGAAATAATATCTTCTCAAATTATTCAATGGAGGATGTTCTTGACAAAAGTTTACAGTAATAAAAAATACACAACATCAGATATGTTTATAAAAGCATAACATCCCATTCATTGTGCCAGAATCTTTAACAAATGATTTGGTTAAATCAgatgtaaaaaaaaatctaaattgagattataaaaagaaagaaagaaagacaataaacaaaaataaaaaaagttcCAATATAGAGTTTACGTAGATATGTTCAAATTAAACGAGTCTTTTACCAGTAGAATCCGTAAGCAAGGTGATAGAACAGATATGTGCTTCATAGCACCTACAAGAACAGCCGGCAATCGCTGCACCAGCCAAGGAATTGTAAGTAAAAAAACACAGTACTTCTCAGCAGAAGAATCCACAGCTGACAGGCCAGAGCCGTCTACTTTAGAGTTTGTCACATGCAATGGCCGAAGAGCTAGAGTTATTGCACTGGCTGTAATAAGGAACTTATCATCTTTTTGTACTCCATTCTCTatttgagaagaaaaaggagTATCTAATGTGGTGATGTATCTTCTAACAGATATGTATAGACCACTTTCACCAGCTCCCATGAATTGACCTAGATCTTTAACAGCTCTATCTGCATCCTGAAAGTTGTCGTTGGTAATGTTCTTCCACCCTTTCAAATCAGTTAAATGAATGACAAGACGCATTGCTAAGGAAGCGACTGCAACAATTTCTTGATCCCGTACACAGAATTTATCAAACTCGGAGAGAATGAATAGGCAAAGAGAAATCAGCTTTCTTGACTCAGAATTCCAGATCCTCCTCTCTTCTGGTGTGCCAGTTGCCAGGGAGCAAAAGTTCTGTTTTGGATCTAGTAAAGATAAAATATTAAGGAGAATTGCTTATTCAATAATGGAAATGGTAAAGAAACTAAAAGGTCACAGCCAACAAACTAAAGAAGTTGCTAAAAAAATTATTAGAGTAAAATTTCATTTTCGAGAAGAGACTGAAAAGGGAAAGGACAAATCTTGCTTCAATAATATTTGAGAAG is a window of Humulus lupulus chromosome 4, drHumLupu1.1, whole genome shotgun sequence DNA encoding:
- the LOC133831240 gene encoding GDSL esterase/lipase At5g03820-like, giving the protein MRFLGGLFLGSLAIVVLFISVTNGDPIVPGLMIFGDSVVDVGNNNNLYTVVKANFPPYGRDFISHKPTGRFCNGKLATDFTAEYLGFTSYPPAYLSQEAKGKNLLTGANFASGASGYYDETAQLYRAISLTQQLNYYREYQEKVVNMVGQNKANALFSGSIYLLSAGSSDFIQNYYIDPILCRAYTPDQFSDRLMSSYTTFIQTLYGLGARRIGVTNLPPLGCLPAAITLFGGGSNQCVARLNIDAFSFNGKLNSTSESLRRLPDLKLVVFEIYQPLLDMATKPSDNGFFESRRACCGTGTLETSLLCNSRSVGTCSNATGYVFWDGFHPSETANEILAGDLLQQGFDLIS
- the LOC133831239 gene encoding E3 ubiquitin-protein ligase UPL7, which gives rise to MDEPRKHQVSLRGASAKEITRDALLQKVSQERELRHYAKRATAAAIFVQRVWRRYIVTLKVALQLQEEWEKNYVDYHVGSLTCIQISCGVLRPFLFFITYLSTPHKGIQTREINCMHRCFKILLESVNSSDPKQNFCSLATGTPEERRIWNSESRKLISLCLFILSEFDKFCVRDQEIVAVASLAMRLVIHLTDLKGWKNITNDNFQDADRAVKDLGQFMGAGESGLYISVRRYITTLDTPFSSQIENGVQKDDKFLITASAITLALRPLHVTNSKVDGSGLSAVDSSAEKYCVFLLTIPWLVQRLPAVLVGAMKHISVLSPCLRILLILKENILNQISVINQSKVPFCPKVIPPVGWALASIICLTTAGENGSLDSGWHNQGLDYVLYVRAVIILAEDMLARLENVRSIKNVNQEIPSNSEDSVMPTDANFGKSEARHGSLIVSYMDLFKPVCQQQHLMDLLAVVGKDGCAQGLETSSHNDLLFQKLGFLDVAYFYSYLLRIFSFLNPAVGQLYILNMLSFTPGFLAGLWGALESSLFPVDGPIAENHDLSSSKTSRNKKDGLFERRQKHGSKDETNKWVTVLHKFTGKSQLGADSTNLVDDSSSHSHSDEGPHDEWDVEPLKHGPEGISEDISCLLHLFCATYSHLLLILDDIEFYEKQVPFRIEQQRRIASMLNTFVYNGLTHSMGQQTRSLMNSAIKCLHSMYERDCRHQFCPPVLWLSPAFKSRPPIAVAARTHEVLSANVRIDDASTLPSTRSIITTVPHVYPFEERVEMFREFIEMDKASRKMAGEVDGPASRSVGIVVRRGHIVEDGFRQLNSLGPRLKSSIHVSFVSESGLPEAGLDYGGLSKEFLTDISKAAFAPEYGLFSQTSTSDRLLIPNASAKYLENGVQMIEFLGRVVGKALYEGILLDYSFSLVFVQKLLGRYSFLDELSTLDPELYRNLMYVKHYDNDVKDLFLDFTVIEESFGKQHVIELKPGGKDISVTNENKMQYIHAMADYKLNRQILPFSNAFYRGLTDLISPFWLKLFNAREFNQLLSGGDYDIDIDDLRRNTRYTGCYSEGSRTIKIFWEVLKGFEPNDRCMLLKFVTSCSRPPLLGFKHLQPTFTIHKVVCNVPIWATIGGQDVDRLPSASTCYNTLKLPTYKRASTLREKLLYAINSNAGFELS